In Bacillota bacterium, one genomic interval encodes:
- a CDS encoding acylneuraminate cytidylyltransferase family protein, producing MIQNKIVIALIPIKEHSERVKNKNFRMFGDKPLYHHILNTLERTYAVDEVIINTDSHVVMNEAPQLFSKVRIHDRPQDLIGDFVSVNKIIEHDISKTEGDIYLQTHATNPLIKSETIASALRKFLESGNSNDSLFSVNRFQSRFYDQNGIPVNHKAEELLRTQDLPPLYEENSCLYIFSKESFKKRKTRIGSEPLLYEIPKIESIDIDDEFTFKLAELMALYSKET from the coding sequence ATGATTCAGAATAAAATAGTGATAGCTTTAATCCCAATTAAAGAACACAGTGAAAGAGTTAAAAATAAAAATTTTAGAATGTTTGGTGATAAACCACTTTACCACCACATATTGAATACACTTGAACGCACATACGCCGTGGATGAAGTTATAATTAATACAGATAGTCATGTCGTTATGAATGAAGCACCCCAATTATTTAGCAAGGTCAGGATCCATGATAGGCCGCAAGATTTGATAGGTGATTTTGTCTCAGTTAATAAAATAATTGAACATGATATATCCAAAACTGAAGGGGATATATATCTACAGACGCATGCCACTAATCCATTAATTAAATCAGAGACTATCGCTTCAGCATTAAGAAAGTTTTTAGAAAGTGGAAACTCAAACGATTCTTTGTTTTCCGTAAATAGGTTTCAGAGTAGATTTTATGACCAAAATGGAATTCCTGTGAATCACAAAGCAGAGGAGTTACTCCGTACTCAGGATTTACCACCTCTTTATGAAGAGAATTCTTGTTTATATATATTTAGTAAAGAATCGTTTAAGAAAAGAAAAACCAGAATAGGATCTGAACCTCTGCTGTATGAGATTCCCAAGATTGAGTCTATTGATATTGATGATGAATTTACTTTCAAGCTTGCTGAACTAATGGCACTATATTCAAAAGAGACATAA